One Archangium violaceum genomic window, CGCTCGCCTCGCGCTCGGCCAGGGTGCGCTCCACCAGGTTCTTGAGGCCCTCGGCCTCCACCGCGAGCGTGGCGTGGATCTGCTTGGACAGCGTGCGCCGCGTGAAGGACAGGCCCAGGCCCGTGACGGACAGGATGGCGAAGGCCGACAGCAGCGCCACGGACAGGGTGATGCGACCCCGCAGCTTGAGGTCACCCAGGAAGGGGAGGTTCATGGTTTCAGAGCTCGAGCAGGGAGACGGACACGGTGAGGGCGCCGATGACACGGGCTCCGTCCTTCACCGGAAGGGAAATCTGGACGACGTAGGACTGGGAGGACTCGTCGAAGAAGGGCTTCTCGCGCAGCTCTCCGCCCCGGCCACCATTGAAGGACTTGCGCCACTTCGGCTCGTCCCCCTGCCAGTAGTCGGAGGTGCGCCGCGTGGCGCCCACCAGCGCGCCCTGGTTGTCCATGACGAAGGACTCGGCCATCACCCGGCCCATCCGGTTGCGGTAGCGCTCGAGGGAGCGCGCGCACGCGCTGTCCAGCACCTTGCGCTTGAAGGGGGTGAGGGCGGGGGTCGCGCGCCACTCCTCGTCCAACTTCTGGAGGGTGTCCATCGGCACGCGCTGCGCGTTCTGCTTCTTCACCTCGCGGACCACCGCCGGATCCGAGGCCATACGCCGCAGCTCGGGCATCAGCCTGTCCACCTTCTCGAGCTGTGCCGCGCCATCGGGCGGCAGATTCGCGAGCAGCAATAACGACACGACCGTCCACATCCTCCCAGTCTACCGGATCCCCGGCGGTGGGCCCGTTCCTGGCTCATCCCTCCTGCTCACCCCTCATGCGGACGGCCGTGCTGGTCGCCCGAGGGGCGGACGTGATGTCGTATGTTACCCTACATGAGTGGGAGTCGATGACAAGTGAGGCCCACGGGAGCCGGGGGCTGGGGTAAAGGGACCGCCATGAACGAGAACCTGCGAATCGCCGTGGTGGGAGCCACGGGCGTGGTGGGCACCGAGGTCATCTCCAACCTCCTGGACCGGGACTTCCCCGCCGAGCAGCTCACCGTGCTGGGCTCGGGGCGCTCCGAGGGCGAGGAGCTGGAGTACGGCGAGGAGACGCTGGAGGTGGAGACGGTCACCCCCGAGGCCTTCCGGGGAGTGGGCCTGGTGCTGCTCGCCACGCCGGCGGACGCGTCGCGCACGCTGGCGCCGATGGCTCAGGCCGCGGGGGCCTGGGTGGTGGACGTGAGCTCCGCCTTCCGCGCGGAGGGCAACGTGCCGCTGGTGCTCCCCGGCTTCAACTCCGAGCTGTTGAACGCCTCCTTCAAGGGCCGGATCGTGGCCCTGCCCTCGGCGGTGACGACGGCGCTCGCCACGATTCTCGAGCCGCTGCGCCAGGGATTCGGCGTGGCCCAGGTGCAGGTGACGGCCCTCATGGGCGTGTCCGCCTCGGGCAACCCGGGCCTGCGCGAGCTGGAGCAACAGACGGCGGCGCTCCTCTCCGGCCGCGAGCCCGAGTCCCACGTCTTCCCTCAGCGCGTGGGCTTCAACCTGGTGCCCCAGGTGGGCCCCTTCATGGCCAACTCGCCCTGGACGGAGGAGGAGGCCGGTTGGACGCTCGAGTCCGCGCGCCTCTTCGCCTCCAAGGGTGAGGTGCCCGTGGTGGCTGGCACCGCCGTGCAGGTGCCCACCTTCTACGGCCATGGACTGAGCCTCCACGTGCGGCTGAAGAAGCCCGCCTCCGTGGACCAGGCGCGCGCCGCCCTCAAGGGCTCGCCCGCGCTCAAGGTGCTGGATTCACCGGGAGAGAAAATCTATCCCATGCCCAGCCTCGTCACCGCCGACCCCACCATCCACGTGGGCCGCCTGCGCTCCTTCCCCCAGTCCCCCGAGTGGCTCACCCTCTTCGCCACCGTGGACAACGCCGGCCGGGGCGCCGCCCTCAACCTGGTGGAGGCCGGATTGCGGCTCGCCGAGCGCACCGCCTGACAATTTGGCAAGTCCGCCGGACCGCCCCTTGCCCATTTGACCGGGCGGGCTCCGTTTCCCGCTCGGAAATCAGGGGAGGGAGGGCCGGGTGTCTCCTGGCCCCGGGCTTGCTACCCTCCCGCACGCCATGCGCACCCTTC contains:
- a CDS encoding aspartate-semialdehyde dehydrogenase; its protein translation is MNENLRIAVVGATGVVGTEVISNLLDRDFPAEQLTVLGSGRSEGEELEYGEETLEVETVTPEAFRGVGLVLLATPADASRTLAPMAQAAGAWVVDVSSAFRAEGNVPLVLPGFNSELLNASFKGRIVALPSAVTTALATILEPLRQGFGVAQVQVTALMGVSASGNPGLRELEQQTAALLSGREPESHVFPQRVGFNLVPQVGPFMANSPWTEEEAGWTLESARLFASKGEVPVVAGTAVQVPTFYGHGLSLHVRLKKPASVDQARAALKGSPALKVLDSPGEKIYPMPSLVTADPTIHVGRLRSFPQSPEWLTLFATVDNAGRGAALNLVEAGLRLAERTA
- a CDS encoding PDC sensor domain-containing protein, producing the protein MSLLLLANLPPDGAAQLEKVDRLMPELRRMASDPAVVREVKKQNAQRVPMDTLQKLDEEWRATPALTPFKRKVLDSACARSLERYRNRMGRVMAESFVMDNQGALVGATRRTSDYWQGDEPKWRKSFNGGRGGELREKPFFDESSQSYVVQISLPVKDGARVIGALTVSVSLLEL